Proteins from one Mycteria americana isolate JAX WOST 10 ecotype Jacksonville Zoo and Gardens chromosome 1, USCA_MyAme_1.0, whole genome shotgun sequence genomic window:
- the LOC142404759 gene encoding olfactory receptor 2A2-like — translation MQNETSVTAFILLGFSSNPALRLCLFGIFSVLYSATLMGNALVFVLICLDHRLHSPMYFFLCHLSIVDICYASNNVPQMLRNLLGQGRTISFAGCGTQIHLYLIFALTECVLLAVMSYDRYVAICHPLRYAFIMNRRVCLTLAAVSWAFGFLFGTLQASLALHLPFCGPCEVDHFFCEILAVLKLACTDTAANKVLIFAVCVCFLLFPLALILISYLHILATILRIRSAVGWHKTFSTCGSHLTVVGLFYGNAIFMYMGPGSGNSSGREKVLSLFYSLVSPSLNPLIYSLRNKQVKEALLKLQRRKRVFHSM, via the coding sequence atgCAGAATGAAACGTCTGTCACAGCATTCATCCTCCTGGGGTTCTCCAGCAACCCGGCCCTGCGGCTCTGCCTCTTTGGCATTTTCTCTGTCCTCTATTCTGCCACCCTGATGGGAAATGCACTTGTCTTTGTGCTTATCTGCCTGgaccaccgcctccacagccccatgtacttcttcctctgCCACCTCTCCATCGTGGACATCTGCTACGCCTCCAACAATGTCCCCCAGATGCTGAGGAACCTCCTTGGACAAGGCAGAACTATCTCCTTTGCCGGGTGTGGGACACAGATACATCTTTATTTAATCTTTGCACTTACAGAGTGCGTGCTGCTGGCTGTGATGTCTTATGATCGCTACGTGGCAATCTGCCATCCCCTCCGCTATGCCTTTATCATGAACCGGAGGGTGTGCCTCACCCTTGCCGCAGTTTCATGGGCTTTTGGATTCCTATTTGGTACACTACAAGCCTCTCTGGCTTTACACCTGCCTTTCTGTGGCCCCTGCGAGGTAGACCACTTCTTCTGTGAAATCCTTGCTGTCTTAAAGCTGGCCTGCACCGACACTGCTGCCAATAAAGTCCTAATCTTTGCTGTTTGCgtgtgcttcctcctcttccctttagCCTTAATCCTAATTTCCTACCTGCACATCCTGGCCACCATTCTGCGCATCCGCTCTGCAGTAGGATGGCACAAAACCTTCTCCACCTGTGGCTCCCACCTGACCGTGGTGGGTCTGTTTTATGGAAACGCCATCTTCATGTACATGGGTCCCGGGAGCGGTAACTCATCTGGGAGGGAGAaagttctttcccttttctacAGTCTTGTCAGCCCAAGTTTGAACCCCCTGATTTACAGTCTGAGGAACAAGCAGGTGAAGGAAGCCTTGCTGaagcttcagagaaggaaaagagtttTTCATTCCATGTAG